Genomic window (Pyrus communis chromosome 13, drPyrComm1.1, whole genome shotgun sequence):
ATGGAGATCCTTCCCGCCATTGTTGTCCTCTGTTTTCTGAGCTTGCCCATTAGCCCTCTTTGCATTCATGGCATTGGTATTAGCATTAGCATTAGTGATGACGGTTTTAGACGCCGTCGGAGAAAACATTCCTGGGTTCGGAGCCGGGTAATGCGCCGCCGCATTACCTTGCCCGCCGTGGTAAAATCTCGGCTTGTTTCCAGTAGCAGAGCTGACAGCGCCGCCGCCACAGTCCTCCTCGAAATTTGACGGCCGTGGAGTCGGCCCTCTGGACGCCGACATCCCGTAAACGTCGTTAGCTCCGAAATTGGAGTTCCTTCCGGCGGCCATCATAGAGTAAAAATCCGTGTGGTTAAAGCTCGATCCTCTCGGCGTCGGATTTCTCGACGACTGCAGAGAGTAAATCTCCGCATTGGTAAGATTCGACGGCCGCGGGGTGGTAGACGACAGCCCCTGAGACCGCCGCGAGAAAATATCCGACCGCGAAGCGTTTGATTTTCTAACAGTAACGTGGAGCTTGCCGTCCTCCTTGATCTCCGCTTCGGTTTCGAGGGGCTGTCTTCCGTCGAGCGACATGATGTCGGAGTCGACGTGGATGGAGACAATGGATCCCGCCGTGTCGGGAAACTGCTCGGAGATGAGGAGTCTTGCTCCTCGGTATTCGAACATGAAAAGCATCAAAGTGTACCAGATAATGCACTGGAGGACGACGATCTGCACCATCAAACTCCCGGAAAAATCGCCGTACATTCCTTTGAGCAATGGGATTCCCATGACCAGAGTGTTGGGCAGAGTGGAGACGGAGAAGAGAGTGATCGTCCATTCCAGGCAGCCCCTTTTGCTGACTTTGGTCCAGACGCCGAGGACGGCGAGGACAATGAGCTTCTGGAGGGTGTCGGCGGCGATGAAGCGGGTGTTCATGTTGTAAGGGTCGTTGCTGGAGATGAAGTGGAAGGAGAGGAGGGGGACGGCGAAGAGAGCAACGAAGCGGTTGATGCCGGAACACTGGTCGGGGGTGAAGATCTTCCACCATTTTACGGAGCCGTAGGCCAAGATCATAGCCACGTAGAGCGGCACCACCGCCGTCATGACGTGGTAGAAGTCGGATAATGTGATCATCTTGTTAACCGGTGAAAACCCGAATCAGGAAAGTTATTTCTTGTTGCTCTGTTTCTGGGGAGGTGAGGATTTGTGGAGGAAAGTGGTGGGGGAAGGAGGAGGTAGGCGGTGGATGTGGTGGTGGGCTGATGATGAAAAGGGGAGGAGGAGAGCATGTGTGTTTTAGGTTTATGGGGGAGTGTGTGTGGGTGGGTAATAAGCAGAAAGAATAGAGCTTTGAGAGTTGCGAGAGCAAGCATGCACTTACAGTCCCCAACACACTCGGCTTTTCAGGTCTCAGAAAGTATTTTGCTTTTTTATAATTTCagtttgtttttttccttctttttttggaaaaatagtTGTGTAatttgggtttagggttagggtttttgggtTAAGGAGGGAGggtattttcttattatttttttggtcgaagGAGGGATGGTATTTGATTACATGTATGTAgagtttttttttgtaagttggTGTGTGGCTCTATCTTGTATGGGTCTACCGGTTGCATAAAGTGGAGAAAAAGCATTTTGGCTAGAGGTGGCTGTGTCTCTTAACtagttgtttctttgtttgGGTACCTTTTTAAGCTTTCAAAAGACCCTCTCCATCTTTCCTTTCCCTCTCTTATCAATGAACGATCAAGAACATCTCCAGCAAACTAAGTCATTTTCGAGTAAAAAGGCGATCGATTTATTCATCTCACAGCATTTCTAGCATATATGTTAGCTAAACTTTTTTGGTAAGAAACCAGTCAATTCTATAGCTTATGTTAACAGCGTCTCTAGCAACTAGCTAAGTTCTTTTTGAGCCAGGAATCAATCAATCTTTAACTTGGTTTAAGAGTATTTTCAACACCCTAGCTAAACTCCCTTTTGAGCCAGGACTCAAATCGATCTTTGACGATTGGGTCAAGAGTATCTCCAACAAACTAACTAGCTAATTAAACTCCCTTTTGAGCCAGGTATCAAACTAACAATCAATGATTGGTTCAAGTCATGAGTATCTCCAACAAACTAGCTAAACTCCCTTTTAAGCCAGATATCAAAATATAAATCGATCTTGGGCTCAGGTCAAGAGTATCCAGCAAGCTAATTAAACCCCtttttaagtaaaaaataatcactCTCAAACTACACTACTCGAAGCATCTCCATAAAATTAGCTAAGTAAACTTACTTCATAGTCATTTTTAACTGATTTTCCAAAACACTCCTTCCATAAACTAGCTATCAATGGACTCAAGATGATTCAAAttagtaaaataaaatttaatgttGAAAGTTAGTCCAATAAAACTTATTCAAATATCGATAATATTACCATGTGATTTAAATATCTGAAATAGGGTGTGAGATCAAAATGGAATACGTACCTCCATAGTTCGTTTCATTACTTAATTtgtttatctattttctgtcgttaaaaatatttacaaattgCAGTAAGTAATAGTGCATTCGAGTATAACGTTTGCATGTCATAATATACTGCAGTCCAAAACTGATGAAATTATCTTCATGGGAAGAAGTGAGGATAATAGCCTTCGTGGATCCTAAATTGTCCATTCCTAAGATGGaaagatttttttagtgtaccAGAAATACAATTCGGTACACTGATATTATAATGCAATtgattagaaataaaaataaataaataaatttaaccatttgtattataacacttagTATACTAGACTGTGTGTCAAAACttaaactctaaaaatttcTCCCTAAGCCATACGTACTTGGCACTTAAACGCTTGCATGTCAATATGTTAGGTGGGATTAGATGCCAATCACAACTTAGAGGAAGATAACAATCCTAGCTATGCCAAACGCCGTGCTGTTTCGATTTGGAGTTGTATATTTGTGTCCATGGAACAACATTCTATATACACTCCATGCACTCTTGAGACTACGAAGATATTTCTTCCCAATAATTCTATTTTGGACGTATGATATTGTCACACTTAATAGTGGTTGGCTATAATTTGTATGTGATATTTACCTATATTTAGAGAGTGTGGTAGTATACGTGtcagttttttttgtttaaatactATTATTCTGCTTTTGGTAAACGACTAGGAAGATCAAACAATACTTCCCTCTTTCCAGTAAGGAGGAAAGGTTTCCTTCCTCCTAACGCGACATCATTTCATTGTATTAATGTCGTAATCAGAACAGTTTATTCTATCTATCATCATCTAAAGatcatctctgaaaaaaaattcactcaTTTGAAGACCGTTTACTCATTCATATGAATTAAAGAAATTGACAGTTCAACACAAGAATGCTACTTATTACCATAGTCgtcaattaatttgtttgacAAATATGAATGGTTTAATGGTcttcaattcaaattaatttgtaaGAAATGATTTTTAAATTATGGTAAAAGAAATCAACCGTTTCAATTATAATGTTTATCTTTCTTGAAAGAAATGGTACGAGGACACATTACTAGAAAGGAGAGGACACATTATATTTCATTATTCAAATCCATTATTTTTAACACAAAGGATGTAAAGAATGAGAGAATTTAGTATAGGAATAATTGTTGTTTCATAGTTATGAACCTTTTATGCATGTGTACATTTCTATATGAGTACTGCGGGAGACCTAAATTTATAGACAGTTTTGGAaactaaaaaacataaaagttgatgattgacatgtaatctacaaatttagtctctaaaTTTGATCACCTTAGATCatttccaaaggagatgtcaaattttgaaaataaaatttaaattttgacaagTTATGTGGCACTTTGAcatgttttaaagttttgttctccAACCGATATgccaaattaaattattattttattattttataaaataaattattaaactaattaaaatttaataaaggacatttaaagtttaattagtACTCTGTTCACCTTCCTtgattgaaaagaagaaaaaagtaggATAATTGCATCAGTCAACTCAACATTAATTGtaataaatgattaaactaattaaaatttaataaaatacatttaataattaataataataaaacatttGAAGCTGGTATCAAATTTGATAGCAACCTCTTTTACTGCCAATCCATGTCATCACCACATAAGATTTAACACTTCGCAATGGCAGAGCTAGGAAATTTTCACCGAGTGGGCTAActtaaagatttaaatctttataaacaaaaaaacttaataCTGTATTTTTCAGAATATGCTctaccttaagaaaatttcataagGTGAGCTGAGAATTTTCGttattaaataaatatgtgttaaaattcaaacaagTCCAAACTTGTGCATGTAAAAGAAgcaatgagaaaaaaaatgtaacaaaAAGATATGGTTTATAAACTGTATTACATAATTTTATATGGTTAAACtaagagaattaagattagtGACTAAACATATAATGGGCTACAttcgaaaatcaataaaaattacatgtaaaatattaatttttttacggAAAGCTACCTGGGCTATAGCCTAGGGTAGCCCTTAACATGGCTACGCCATTGACACTTCGGTTGAAGAAtattaatgtaattttttttattgttataatTAATGTGTACATTTTAATATCTCATTTGAAAATGCTGTTAGGATTACCATTTCCGTATATACTGGATCAATTCGCGAGCTGTGAAGATTAGTTGGAGAAATATTGTTGAGGTTATCAAAAGACGTGCCTTGAGGCTTTTGGAATGTACTGGCATTGAGTTTTACCATTCTGCTTTTTACGCCAAGATAAAGGTAGAAAAGTACTCTCTTTTTTTTATGATGCTAACCAAACGCTGCCTTATTCTTTTCttagaaaaagaagagagaaaaatgttGAGGAAACGCTTTCAAAGTGAGACTTTCGTGAACTCTTAGTTATCTCATATTTTttacatattattttataatgttttcatgaaaaataacattaaataataaGATGATAAAGATTATTTGATAAGGGTAATACTagggaaaccaaaatttttaaactaaatgatgtggttgttgatgattgaattattaattaagtatcgatttacgtgcttatttcttattaatagcacatcatttggtttaaaatttgattttcctAACATTATCCATATGATAAATACCTCTTCGAGTGAGTCTTACCAATATTTCTCTAGAAGAAAAGATCCATGCCGGACAGGGAGTATGGTAAAGTTTTGACGATGCAGAGGACATATTAATCCATGggataatattatttaaaataattcatTCTGTGAATACCtttaaagaaaacagattcaTTTACGTGAAATACTGACATTCTAACATATGATTggctttgaaatttgaaatgaacAATTGGGAGatgaaatcaaattaattaaataaaaaattataattaacccTTGAAGTGATGAAAATGCAGAAGCATGCTTTGAAGTTAATGATGAGGACCATGGGGGCTCGGGGTGCACAAAGGAATGAAAGCAAATGGGGGACAGAGATCGACGTGTTAATCTCACAACTCTCTTTGAAATCCAAAACTCCAAACACCAGGCCTTCACTGCACGCACTGCAATggtggtttttgttttctaagagCATGAAGCTCTTGGGACTTTCCACTTGCTATTATATTATCATCAGTTTTAACTCTTTCTCCATGCGTCTACTTTCGTCTCATCTCTCACAAGAAGCAACAACCACCCATTTTTTCTTGAACTTGAATCACTTGGGATTTCTTAAACTAATTCATCGTTCTTCACTCCCAAAATTGCGTGCTCTATTCAATACATTAACAATTGGTGTCACCATCTCTCCACCAATTTATCTCTTGCGTTGAATGGATCAAGGATAAAGATTAGGCGTAAACATCGAAACTAGCTTTCGACAAGCCtacaattcaaaaaaaatttgtagATGATAGTCAAGTTTGAAGTCCCTATTGGTGGTTTAGGGTTtgcttttgtaaaaaaataaagagaaatactaaTTAAGGAGACTCTCTTAAAGTAAGAATCTGTATGGATTCTATCTCATCTTatagtttaacattaatttccatgacaacattataaaatattgtgttaaAAATATGAGGTGGCAGAGAATTCATgaagagtctcacttttgagagaatgtccttaacatttttcaaaaataaaggGGAGACGAAAGAGTTAGTTTTTCTCCTCCGActtattgttttttttgttatattgaACTTAGTGTGTTTTTCGTTTTATAGACAGTTTCCATGTAATGTTAAAgttttgttcaataaattatttctgCGCTCatacaaaaaaatgaaagaattgaCCAAAATTGTGTATTTCTGGACAATTAAGAAGAGATCGAGTAATGTTTTTGGCTTCCTATGCAAATCTCATCTTGGTTCCAAATCTTTTTGTGATCAAACCAAGAAATACACTCGGCGTAGAGGGACAAGAGAGTTTGCGAAAGATCATGCAGGTTTCTCTCCTTTTCAGTCATgcacctttttttcttctttcatcaAAGAAATGATTAGTCATGCACGGTTAACTTAATCTTTTTTCACATGTTACATATGAATTAGGTTAGTTGGTCATGATAATGTGCTTCtttgttattattttaaacTTTGAATCTGCTTTCTCATGGATAAAACTAGAATATTCCTtcatcaaaacatttttttggtaGCGGCATTCACACACCCGGTTTATATCTCACACACCCCTCTTAATTTTCGATCATCAAgtaatggacaaaaattaacaagggtgtgtgaaaggtaaaaggggtgtgtgaatatcacttttttttttttctttttttttttaacaagagtAAATCAAGGAATAATTAAGGAGATTGGTTAAGCATTTGCCATCCAAATGGTGAATGAAATAACGAGGCAACAATCATCAAAACTTGAATAATGAATAAATGTTAATGCAGATAACATAGTGATTAGTAAGCAGAAGGAGTGGTCTAATTAGGATGCCGCATGTTATTAGTTGGAAACTTGGGAAAGATGGCAGACAGAAGCACAAGCTTAAAGCCTTAATTAAGTGCATAAACAAATGTGATTACGTGCAATGGTTAAATGGAGTCCTCGTGAAAGTTTAAGAAAACCATTTTTGTGAGTGAAAGGCAATATTTAAGAGATAAAGTCACATAATAAAGCTCCTTTCGTGCAAGGCTGCAAagccaaagaagaaaatatttaaagaaatgATGGTATGGATCCTTATCGATGGTGGACACTTCCATTTTACCAAAGAGAAAAAAGATGGTGGATACATTTCTAATTAAGCGGCTTTAATTTGTTGGAAATTGGGACATACATGTTATGTGGATTCACATTAAACTGGTGGACGGCAAAATTTGACTTTGGCTTAAGCTTTTAGGGTACTTAGAGGGAGAAAAGGAAGATTAAGTTAGGAAAATGCATACGTCGATCAtcattacataattttttaaaaattttaatggaTGAAAAAGCCTTAAACACAGGCATGTGTTTCAAAAAAGTCTCTGAAAAAATGGGCATTTGTTCCTTCAATTAATTACAAAAGGAAAAGGGTATATAAATTAGTTTTGTCAGTGatagaataatatatatgtttggtatatatataaataaggcCTCATAATTAGGGAAAGCAGGCATATATCTCTATCTTTTGGACTAGTGGATAAATCAAATCAACTAACGCAGTGTTTTGCGCTTTAATTGTTTGTCTATTAAGTGATCTTTTCTAGGCTAGGGTACATGGTTTACAACAATTGCTAGTGTCCAACCAATGTGTTCTAATTTGTAAAAGCTCGAAGGATTTTTACTGTTTGTCAGTGCTAGTCGATCTGGATGAAGTAGTTAATTTGGTCCTTCGAGCTTTTGGAGTGGATTGCTATTAATTAATCCTGTCTCGTTGCTGCTCTTGCTATGGCGGTGGTCTCCTGCGGGGTTCCTCATGGCGCgtattagggttagggtttggctttgtgtttatgttgtttGGTTCGACGGCCTTTCTGATAATGCTTTATATGGTATCATGGTTAGTTATTATTAAAGCATTTCATTTCCTTTTTCCACCAAGGATATGAAAAGATACGTCTGCAACTATTTTGTTCATTGAATTTGCTGTGTGTAGCCATTGCTTGCTACGTACGTACCTGCATGCATGCGATGAGCTCCATTTCTCCACGCTTAAAACTTCAATGACAGTATAAAATATTtagaaaattagattttaatccttaaataatatgaagtttagaaaaatgtcttatacaagattaaaatttgattttagtccctagactcTATTTGATGCCAGCATTTTAAatgtctctcttttttctttataattttatggtgttcataaattaaattttatgaaaatattataaattcgAATTATcattatggtaagtatcttatataagaaaatatttttgcaaAGATTTTTCGGGAcatatgtttttgcatattttcttatgctcCACtcattcattacaatatatagGTACGAACATTTCAATACACTaggttagtataatatatttaggtacagaCATTTCGGTATACACtagtttattataatatatttaagtacagacatttcggtacacaagtttagtatcatatatttaggtatggaatttttcggtacacttttgtttttgcatattttcttatgtggcactaattcactacaatatatttaggtacgaacatatcagtacactaatttagtaaaatatattatgatacgaatatttaggtacactaattagaggaagtaaaataaatataatgaattaaaatgtgtataataataaataattttaattttaatgtaatgacgttaaataagatatctattgaatattaaaacaaaattataatataaatttgaattaagtacacattaaatgactaaaatcaatattcaTTCTAAcaccaaattttaattaaattttaatcttcttcaaaaattaaaattcaaaaaccccTAAAATATTTGTATAGGTGAGGACAATAAGCGTATCTAAATGAAGATGGAGACAGCTAGCCAGCGCTAGGTATTGGCTTATTCTGAATCCCTCTGATTGCTTCATCAAGTACGGAGGACGAATATATGACGTACTTATTTTCCTGGGAGGCTGGGGCGTCGTCTGTTGAGGATCCAAGTGTGGATCTACTTTTCTGTTCACCCTGCAATTGCAAACACAGTTACTTACAGTAGTTTAGATACTTGCCCGATCCTCTTTATAAGGATCCTGAAAATATGTGAATTGTGTTTGTTATCATACATCATCGTGtaatcataaatcattttaaatatttttacttaaaaataaacataaacagtgATAAAAACTGAACGCATAATATAtgataaacggacacgattccCGAATCCCCAAGATCGTCATCAAAAGAATCCGAAGCGGATCCTGTTGGTACTTACGGAGTCtgctatatatatacactaacTTGTATATAGCTAGGCAAAGGGGATGTACTTCAGGCAGGGGCCTGAAGGGAAAGATAAGTTTTTGAAGCCAGCCCATCAAAGCATTGGGTTGGACTTCAAGATCAAGTTTGGGCTTACGGTAGACCTATTCTTTTTTGCTTAACATCTTTTATTATTGAAGAAAGCTGAAATTTTACTCACAATCAATGAACGAACAACTAGAAGAGAGGAGTAGCCTAACTCTAGCTATATAAGTCCATGCAAAGATTTCATTTATCAAATATCAATTTTATGTTATAGACGTTTATGACTCCCCCTCTATGCCCTACGGTAATGATTCCTCTAGCATTATGATTTTATCTTCACCAAAATAATGATGGCATACATCTAATTACTTTGTGGATTAATTGGATTTCACTTGACTATATGGCTCTAGTGTGTGTTCAGGATAGAAGTTTTGTATAAACATGTCACCATGCTAttaagtattttaatttaggttcttttctttttataaggGTTATGATTCAACTCACATAAATAACGTGTTTGATAATTATAACTGATCAATTATATAGCTTAGACCAAATCTCAAACATCCCAATATcaattgtataaaaataaaaaaaagttgaatatgactGATCAATTATATAGCTTAGACCAAATCCCCGACACCCCAATAT
Coding sequences:
- the LOC137712612 gene encoding probable auxin efflux carrier component 1c produces the protein MITLSDFYHVMTAVVPLYVAMILAYGSVKWWKIFTPDQCSGINRFVALFAVPLLSFHFISSNDPYNMNTRFIAADTLQKLIVLAVLGVWTKVSKRGCLEWTITLFSVSTLPNTLVMGIPLLKGMYGDFSGSLMVQIVVLQCIIWYTLMLFMFEYRGARLLISEQFPDTAGSIVSIHVDSDIMSLDGRQPLETEAEIKEDGKLHVTVRKSNASRSDIFSRRSQGLSSTTPRPSNLTNAEIYSLQSSRNPTPRGSSFNHTDFYSMMAAGRNSNFGANDVYGMSASRGPTPRPSNFEEDCGGGAVSSATGNKPRFYHGGQGNAAAHYPAPNPGMFSPTASKTVITNANANTNAMNAKRANGQAQKTEDNNGGKDLHMFVWSSSASPVSDVFGSNEYGGAAHDHKEVKLAVSPGKVEGRRENQEEYLEREDFSFGNRDQMNMNNDAEKGGDGIGKAKVMPPTSVMTRLILIMVWRKLIRNPNTYSSLIGLTWSLVSFRWHVQMPAIVAKSIAILSDAGLGMAMFSLGLFMALQPRIIACGNSIAAFTMAVRFLTGPAVMAAASIAVGLRGTLLHVAIVQAALPQGIVPFVFAKEYNVHPDILSTGVIFGMLIALPITLVYYILLGL